From Methanocella paludicola SANAE, a single genomic window includes:
- a CDS encoding CoB--CoM heterodisulfide reductase iron-sulfur subunit A family protein, with translation MTEKKPNRVGVFICHCGTNIAGVIPIDQVREYAKTLPNVVHADNYTYMCSTPGQEKIKAAIKEQNLDAVVVAACSPRLHEPTFRKASAAGGLNPFIFEMANIREQSSWIHMKEPEKATEKAKDIIRMSVARATLLEPLDTKYIPVEKSIMVIGAGVAGIQASLEIADSGITTYLVEKEPSIGGNMSRLDKTFPTLDCSQCILTPKMVDVDRHPNIKTMTYCEVEKVDGYIGNFTVTVRKKARGVKEADCNGCGDCAAVCPVTKGNEFDLGLGPRKAIYVPFPQAVPLKYTVDFNSCIKCELCVKKCGDKNAIDLNMKDELVEIKVGTIIVATGFDLYEIQKKEEWGYGRFDNVITGMQFERFINASGPTGGKLIRPSDGQKPHNVAFVLCAGSRDQDANPYCSRVCCMYSLKHAHQIMEKMPGVVPWLFYMDIRAFGKAYEEFYYRIQDEGAKFVRGRVSYIEEDPATKNLIVHAEDTLLGTPVALEADVVVLASAIVPKETTELLRNKLTISRSPDKFLLEAHPKLNPFSTSTDGIFLAGCCQGPKDIPDTVAQAAGAAAAAQVPINQGKVALEPIAAKVDDDLCSGCGVCGSLCPYKAITLNEIEDGKRRASVNDAMCKGCGTCGAACPAKAITMQHFKSEQIRAQIAALFTPAGGA, from the coding sequence ATGACAGAAAAGAAACCTAACAGAGTCGGAGTGTTCATCTGCCACTGCGGCACCAACATCGCGGGCGTCATCCCCATCGACCAGGTGAGGGAATACGCTAAGACCCTCCCCAACGTGGTGCACGCGGACAACTACACTTATATGTGCTCAACTCCGGGGCAAGAAAAGATAAAAGCCGCAATTAAGGAGCAGAACCTTGATGCGGTCGTGGTCGCGGCGTGTTCGCCCCGTCTGCATGAGCCCACGTTCAGGAAGGCGTCGGCGGCAGGCGGCCTGAACCCGTTCATATTCGAGATGGCCAACATCCGTGAGCAGTCCTCGTGGATCCACATGAAGGAGCCGGAGAAGGCCACGGAGAAGGCTAAGGATATCATACGCATGAGCGTTGCCAGGGCAACTCTTCTTGAGCCTCTGGACACGAAGTACATCCCGGTCGAGAAGTCGATCATGGTGATAGGTGCCGGCGTGGCGGGCATTCAGGCCTCGCTGGAGATCGCCGACTCGGGTATTACCACTTATTTAGTGGAAAAGGAGCCGAGTATTGGCGGTAACATGTCCCGTCTGGATAAGACGTTCCCGACGCTGGACTGTTCGCAGTGTATCCTTACGCCCAAGATGGTGGATGTTGACAGGCACCCGAACATTAAGACCATGACCTACTGTGAGGTGGAGAAGGTCGACGGGTACATCGGCAATTTCACCGTCACGGTGCGCAAGAAGGCGAGAGGCGTGAAGGAGGCTGACTGTAACGGTTGCGGCGACTGCGCTGCAGTATGCCCGGTAACGAAGGGCAACGAGTTCGACCTTGGCCTCGGGCCGAGGAAGGCCATATACGTGCCGTTCCCCCAGGCAGTGCCCCTCAAGTACACGGTTGACTTCAACAGCTGCATCAAGTGCGAGCTTTGCGTCAAGAAGTGCGGGGACAAGAACGCCATCGACCTCAACATGAAGGACGAGCTGGTAGAGATCAAAGTCGGCACCATCATCGTGGCCACCGGCTTTGACCTGTACGAGATCCAGAAGAAGGAGGAGTGGGGTTATGGCAGGTTTGATAACGTCATTACCGGCATGCAGTTCGAGAGGTTCATCAACGCTTCCGGCCCGACGGGCGGTAAGCTGATAAGGCCTTCGGACGGCCAGAAGCCTCACAACGTTGCGTTCGTATTGTGCGCAGGGTCGAGGGACCAGGACGCGAACCCGTACTGTAGCCGTGTGTGCTGCATGTACTCGTTGAAGCACGCCCACCAGATCATGGAAAAGATGCCCGGAGTGGTGCCATGGCTGTTCTACATGGACATCAGGGCGTTCGGTAAGGCGTATGAGGAGTTCTACTACCGTATCCAGGACGAGGGCGCGAAGTTCGTGAGGGGCAGGGTCTCGTACATCGAGGAGGACCCGGCCACCAAGAACCTGATCGTCCACGCAGAGGACACGCTGCTCGGCACGCCTGTCGCCTTAGAGGCCGACGTGGTCGTGCTGGCATCCGCCATCGTCCCGAAGGAGACGACCGAGCTGCTCAGGAACAAGCTGACGATCTCCAGGAGCCCGGACAAGTTCCTGCTCGAGGCTCACCCGAAGCTGAACCCGTTCTCGACTTCGACGGACGGCATATTCCTGGCCGGGTGCTGCCAGGGCCCGAAGGACATCCCCGACACGGTGGCCCAGGCTGCCGGTGCGGCGGCTGCGGCCCAGGTGCCCATCAACCAGGGCAAGGTCGCGCTGGAGCCCATCGCGGCAAAGGTCGACGACGACCTCTGCTCGGGCTGCGGAGTATGCGGAAGCCTGTGCCCGTACAAGGCCATCACCCTGAACGAGATCGAGGATGGCAAGAGAAGGGCCAGCGTGAACGACGCGATGTGTAAGGGCTGCGGCACCTGCGGTGCAGCGTGCCCGGCAAAAGCGATTACCATGCAACATTTCAAGAGCGAACAGATCAGGGCGCAGATCGCTGCATTGTTCACCCCCGCAGGAGGTGCCTAA
- the hdrB gene encoding CoB--CoM heterodisulfide reductase subunit B — translation MSESKFKSSLFLGCIAPNRYPGIEAATIKTSKNLGVELVDLKGAGCCPAPGAFGSMDLLTWEALAARNICLSEQMGMNCTVVCNGCYKSLYDVNEKLKQNPAEKEKVNGILKLADMKFQGSIEVRHVAEQLYNDVGIKKIRDSVVQPLNGIKVGIHYGCHLLRPGRERNFPNAPSFGTELPRFLDEMVEALGARSMEYQNKMMCCGAGGGVRGYKKDFALDMTNEKLRNMQAVGVDCIVDVCPFCHLQFDLGQVEIKEKFGDVYNIPVLHYGQLLGLAQGLSPDELGLEAHQIKVDSLLDKIV, via the coding sequence ATGAGCGAATCTAAGTTTAAGTCGTCGTTGTTCCTGGGCTGTATTGCTCCGAACCGTTATCCGGGCATTGAGGCTGCCACCATTAAGACGTCGAAGAATCTTGGCGTTGAGCTGGTGGACCTTAAGGGTGCCGGGTGCTGTCCGGCTCCGGGCGCGTTCGGTTCGATGGACCTCCTGACGTGGGAGGCTTTGGCGGCGAGGAATATTTGCCTGTCGGAGCAGATGGGCATGAATTGCACAGTTGTGTGTAATGGCTGTTACAAGTCGTTGTATGATGTTAACGAGAAGTTGAAGCAGAACCCTGCGGAGAAGGAGAAGGTCAACGGTATCCTCAAGCTGGCTGACATGAAGTTCCAGGGCTCTATAGAGGTGCGGCATGTGGCCGAGCAGCTGTATAACGATGTCGGGATCAAGAAGATCCGGGATAGCGTGGTGCAGCCGCTTAACGGTATCAAAGTGGGTATTCACTACGGTTGTCACCTGTTGAGGCCTGGCAGGGAGAGGAACTTCCCGAACGCTCCGAGCTTCGGCACCGAGTTGCCGAGGTTCCTCGATGAGATGGTCGAGGCGCTTGGGGCGAGGAGCATGGAGTACCAGAACAAGATGATGTGCTGCGGGGCAGGCGGAGGCGTCCGTGGGTACAAGAAGGATTTCGCCCTTGATATGACCAACGAGAAGCTCAGGAACATGCAGGCCGTCGGAGTGGACTGTATCGTGGACGTGTGCCCGTTCTGTCACCTGCAGTTCGACCTGGGCCAGGTGGAGATCAAGGAGAAGTTCGGCGACGTGTACAACATACCCGTGCTGCACTACGGCCAGCTTCTCGGGCTTGCCCAGGGCTTGAGCCCGGACGAGCTGGGGCTTGAGGCGCACCAGATCAAGGTAGACTCATTACTGGATAAGATCGTGTGA
- the hdrC gene encoding CoB--CoM heterodisulfide reductase subunit C: MALESQVLNLNKGLVNFTHEVEKGGGENISVCYQCGTCTAGCPMGRRNALRTRKIMRMTALGLKDELMKSDEIWYCSTCYTCTDRCPRHVKPTDVILALRNMATKNLMAPKNFLQNATFIYQTGHAVPINDATKKLRVKLGLSEVPPTTHAYPEYMPGVQKILEGTGLMALKAQYDAKEVKK; encoded by the coding sequence ATGGCTTTAGAATCTCAGGTTTTAAATCTTAACAAGGGTCTCGTGAACTTCACCCACGAGGTGGAGAAGGGCGGAGGAGAGAACATCTCCGTATGCTACCAGTGCGGCACCTGCACCGCAGGCTGCCCCATGGGCAGGAGGAACGCTCTCCGTACCAGGAAGATCATGAGGATGACCGCTCTTGGCTTGAAGGATGAGCTGATGAAGAGCGATGAGATCTGGTATTGTTCGACGTGCTACACCTGTACTGACAGGTGCCCGAGGCACGTGAAGCCGACTGACGTGATACTGGCGTTGAGGAACATGGCCACGAAGAATTTGATGGCGCCGAAGAACTTCCTGCAGAACGCCACGTTCATCTACCAGACCGGCCACGCAGTGCCGATCAACGACGCCACCAAGAAGCTCAGGGTCAAGCTGGGACTGTCCGAGGTGCCGCCGACGACTCACGCGTACCCGGAGTACATGCCCGGCGTGCAGAAGATCCTGGAGGGAACAGGACTCATGGCCCTCAAAGCTCAGTATGACGCTAAGGAGGTAAAGAAATGA